In Rhea pennata isolate bPtePen1 chromosome 20, bPtePen1.pri, whole genome shotgun sequence, a single window of DNA contains:
- the RFLNB gene encoding refilin-B isoform X1 — MLQVLFWGQSGQSPRTAVNGAGAVLGFPCPRGSCNSPAPPLTAKRRELLRRERGLQPCKTAAGTQENAGPLLGRVGAVGKSGIFGPGCFPGPTAGRSRRELWRYGLTATGCQRCPSEPAAAQTSASPPSPSLSGCPPRLCPLSFGEGVEFDPLPPTEIRYTSSVKYDSEKHFIDDVYMPVGLSVSSCSQTVVCVPNCTWRSYKAELRFEPRNKPLRFTSTTIVYPKHAKAVYTTTLDYNRRKSLRRFLSSVELETSESLGNDCVLDGC; from the exons ATGCTGCAAGTGCTGTTTTGGGGGCAGAGCGGGCAAAGCCCCCGGACTGCAGTGAACGGTGCGGGCGCCGTTTTGGGGTTTCCCTGCCCTCGGGGGAGCTGCAACTCTCCAGCGCCGCCGCTCACTGCAAAAcgcagggagctgctgcggaGGGAGCGGGGGTTACAGCCGTGCAAGACCGCAGCAGGAACACAGGAAAACGCCGGTCCCCTCCTCGGCCGGGTTGGCGCCGTCGGTAAAAGCGGGATTTTTGGCCCCGGCTGCTTCCCGGGCCCCACAGCTGGTCGGTCCCGGCGGGAGTTGTGGCGTTACGGTCTGACGGCGACGGGGTGCCAGCGGTGCCCCAGTGAGCCTGCTGCGGCGCAG ACCTCCGCGTCGCCCCCCAGCCCCTCGCTCTCCGGCTGCCCGCCGAGGCTCTGTCCGCTCTCCTTCGGCGAAGGCGTCGAGTTTGACCCCTTGCCGCCGACGGAAATCAG GTACACGTCCTCAGTTAAATACGACTCAGAGAAGCACTTCATCGACGACGTCTACATGCCCGTGGGCTTAAGCGTTTCGTCCTGCAGCCAGACGGTCGTGTGCGTCCCGAACTGCACGTGGCGCAGTTACAAAGCGGAGCTCCGCTTCGAGCCCCGCAACAAGCCCCTGCGCTTCACCAGCACCACCATCGTCTACCCGAAGCACGCCAAGGCTGTGTACACCACCACCCTGGATTACAACCGTCGGAAATCCCTGCGGCGCTTCCTCTCCAGCGTCGAGCTGGAAACGTCGGAGTCCCTGGGGAACGACTGCGTCCTGGACGGTTGCTGA
- the RFLNB gene encoding refilin-B isoform X2 — protein sequence MVGRLSLREVPELPDARKRGDGPLDSPDSGLPPSPGPGPGAWPLPAGSPERRSPGGFPEPDGAAPAAATSASPPSPSLSGCPPRLCPLSFGEGVEFDPLPPTEIRYTSSVKYDSEKHFIDDVYMPVGLSVSSCSQTVVCVPNCTWRSYKAELRFEPRNKPLRFTSTTIVYPKHAKAVYTTTLDYNRRKSLRRFLSSVELETSESLGNDCVLDGC from the exons aTGGTGGGGCGGCTGAGCCTGCGGGAGGTGCCCGAGCTGCCGGACGCGAGGAAGCGCGGCGACGGGCCGCTGGACAGCCCCGACTCCgggctgccccccagccccggcccgggccccggcgcctGGCCGCTGCCGGCCGGCAGCCCCGAGCGCCGCTCGCCCGGCGGCTTCCCGGAGCCCgacggcgccgcgccggccgccgcg ACCTCCGCGTCGCCCCCCAGCCCCTCGCTCTCCGGCTGCCCGCCGAGGCTCTGTCCGCTCTCCTTCGGCGAAGGCGTCGAGTTTGACCCCTTGCCGCCGACGGAAATCAG GTACACGTCCTCAGTTAAATACGACTCAGAGAAGCACTTCATCGACGACGTCTACATGCCCGTGGGCTTAAGCGTTTCGTCCTGCAGCCAGACGGTCGTGTGCGTCCCGAACTGCACGTGGCGCAGTTACAAAGCGGAGCTCCGCTTCGAGCCCCGCAACAAGCCCCTGCGCTTCACCAGCACCACCATCGTCTACCCGAAGCACGCCAAGGCTGTGTACACCACCACCCTGGATTACAACCGTCGGAAATCCCTGCGGCGCTTCCTCTCCAGCGTCGAGCTGGAAACGTCGGAGTCCCTGGGGAACGACTGCGTCCTGGACGGTTGCTGA